A single genomic interval of Cyprinus carpio isolate SPL01 chromosome B24, ASM1834038v1, whole genome shotgun sequence harbors:
- the fen1 gene encoding flap endonuclease 1: MGIHGLAKLIADHAPSAIKEQDIKNYFGRKIAIDASMCIYQFLIAVRQDGNVLQNEDGETTSHLMGMFYRTIRMLESGIKPVYVFDGKPPQMKSGELEKRGERRAEAEKLLAQAQEAGEQENIDKFSKRLVKVTKQHNEECKRLLTLMGVPYIEAPCEAEASCAALVKSGKVYATATEDMDGLTFGTTVLLRHLTASEAKKLPIQEFHFSRILLEMGLTHQQFIDLCILLGCDYCGTIKGIGPKRAIDLIKQHGSIEEILENIDPNKHPAPEDWLYKEARTLFLEPEVIDGPSVDLKWNEPDEDGLIQFMCAEKQFSEDRIRNGCKKIMKSRQGSTQGRLDTFFTVTGSISSKRKEPEKKGSAKKKQKTSATPGKFKKAK; this comes from the exons ATGGGAATTCATGGACTTGCAAAGCTCATTGCAGATCACGCGCCTTCGGCTATCAAGGAGCAAGATATTAAAAACTACTTTG GCAGGAAAATTGCTATTGATGCGTCCATGTGCATCTACCAGTTCTTAATCGCGGTTAGACAGGACGGTAATGTGTTGCAGAATGAAGATGGAGAGACCACTAG CCACCTCATGGGAATGTTCTACAGGACCATCCGAATGCTGGAGAGCGGCATCAAGCCAGTTTATGTGTTTGATGGCAAGCCACCTCAGATGAAGTCCGGAGAG CTGGAGAAGAGAGGTGAGAGACGAGCAGAGGCTGAGAAACTTCTAGCTCAGGCACAAGAAGCAG GTGAACAAGAGAACATTGACAAGTTCAGTAAGCGACTAGTGAAGGTTACCAAACAACACAATGAGGAATGCAAGAGGTTACTTACTCTAATGGGAGTCCCTTACATTGAG GCTCCATGTGAGGCCGAGGCGAGTTGTGCTGCTCTGGTGAAATCAGGGAAGGTTTATGCCACAGCGACAGAAGATATGGACGGTCTGACATTTGGAACAACAGTCCTGTTGAGGCATCTAACAGCCAGTGAAGCAAA aaaaCTCCCTATACAAGAGTTTCATTTCAGTCGTATTCTACTGGAAATGGGTCTGACACATCAACAG TTCATTGACCTGTGTATCCTCCTGGGCTGTGACTACTGTGGCACTATAAAAGGAATTGGACCCAAGAGGGCCATTGACCTCATTAAACAGCACGGCTCTATTGAAGAGATCCTTGAGAATATTGACCCAAAt AAGCACCCAGCTCCAGAGGACTGGCTCTATAAAGAGGCTCGGACCCTCTTCTTGGAGCCTGAGGTTATTGATGGCCCCTCTGTTGATCTGAAGTGGAATGAACCTGACGAGGATGGACTGATTCAGTTCATGTGTGCTGAGAAACAGTTCAG TGAGGATCGTATCCGTAACGGCTGTAAGAAAATCATGAAGAGTAGACAAGGGAGCACCCAGGGAAGACTGGACACATTCTTTACTGTAACTGGATCAATTTCCTCCAAGCGTAAG gaGCCTGAAAAAAAGGGATCTGCTAAAAAGAAGCAGAAGACGAGTGCTACGCCAGGCAAATTCAAGAAAGCCAAATGA